The following nucleotide sequence is from Primulina tabacum isolate GXHZ01 chromosome 2, ASM2559414v2, whole genome shotgun sequence.
AAAGATTCCTCGAAAAAATTAAAGGTGTACATGTGATCAGCCCACTAGCAAAAAGAAAACCCACTATGTGAGTGGAAGGACAAGGACCACCAATAATAGGTAGTAGATGACACGAAAACCACTAATAATGAGTGGTAAAAGACAAAAGGACATTGGATACTATATCTTTAAGAAAAAGGAATCCAATGAATAAAAGCTAAACAACTGGTCCCGAAATTTTCATCTATTAATAAAGACAGATGGGAACCAGTAAACCACACCAGACTTAAACCAAAACTGGAAACAAAAGgaaatgtatttttcatatcTCAAAGTTTCCAGAAGAAGGATTAAGGCAACAAGAAAAGAGCTGAAAAATTCCAAAGAATATTATAAACGGCTCAAAGAAATAGGAAGGGAGATACAAGCTGATATGATCCAGAtgcatataaaatatttatgcaggcagataaaaattcaagaaatgacTATTTCTAGATTAATGATCTAGAAGAAGGCAAATCAAGAAAGGTGGAGGGACCATCCCAATGGACCACTCAACCACCATCTCAAATGGACCACTCAACCACTACATGGTCCATGTGCAAGCTGTAAAGGCTTATGAAGATTTGAAGTCCGAGTTTCAAATCCGAATGAGACTTCTATAAATAAAGAAGCAGAAGGAAGATGAAAGCATCGATCAACCTcgtcatttttcttcaaaagatttgtaataattttctttcaAGTATATGTGTGTAGTGAGTTCAGCTACTattagtagctaaacaagtttctcctcctctacaggaggttactatgtattaataaaatgttggtGTTTGAATAAAGAGATCTTTGCTCTTAGCctctctcatgtattattttcaaaattttatcttctacTGTACACAGGGACGTAGCCAGAAATTTTTTTGATCCTGGGCTGAACGAGACTAACGTGAAAATTTTTTTCGATTACTTTGCGTGAAATTTCCAACGAGACTAGCAGTCATATTCTTGTTTCCACGGCTAAAAAAACCCTCAAGAATGGGCTACCAAATTGGGCtaacattttttaataaattaaaaatacaaggctaaatttttttttaaaaaagcccAATCCATATTCCGGAGCCCACCCCAGTCTTTGGGGTGGCTCCGTCCCTGACTGTACACTCTAAGGTAGGAAACAAATTAGAGTTGTGCCAAGTACTGCTGAAGGAATCTACGTCGGTAACCATCGATTGCGATCTGCGTGGTTGGgctgtgaggagcagtctgtaaaatACGGTGGATATAACCCGGTGGTACTCCGGTCAAAAaggtaaaagatttaatttattttacggaagcatgatgggccATTATTTACATAAGAAAAACCAATTATTCAAAATATAGATATAAgggtaaatttgaaatttaaaaaaaatggggaGTTGGAACAAAGTTTGAGCGGGATAGGGAGTAAagagaaaattaagaatgaGTATAGGGATTTTTTGACAAATTTCCCTAAAAAAATGACTAAATTAATAAGTActtaacatcaaaataattaCCCACCGACAGCCATGTTGGTCTTACACGTTAGGCTGAAAAAGACATCCTTCAAAGACATCCTTCGTACCGTAGCATTAGAAAATTAAGCGCAAAATCTATCTATAaaccaaaaaatatatttttatatttatcggCGATTGGAAGAGTGTTTCCTAGACTAGGCCCCCATTGTCCAGCATCTAGAACTGCTTCTTTGAATTTCTCCCCGGTATTTTCCTTCTACAAGGGATCGCTTTTCTTTTCCATTTCCTGAATTTTAACTGGTTTTCTTCGAGGGGTTTCCAGCATTCACTAGTCTACCGTTGAATCTCTTCGATTCTCTGAAAAATTTAACACTGCAGCTCGAGGGGGGATGGGCTGCGTGCTCTTCGTTCCGAATATCCTTTTCTTCGAGGTTCTTGTTGTTCACAGTTTGTCCTAGTCTCGTTGATTTCTGATTGTTTTGTCGAAGATTTTGCAAGAAAAAGGAAAATCGTTTCTTTTAATTGAGTTGTATTATTGGGTAGAGATTATAGATATGGCGGCTTTGTTAAGAAAAGCTAGAATAAAAGATGCGTCTTTTAGGCGTGCATTTTTTATCTTTCTGTTGGGATCTGTTTTTTTGGTTTTGATATTAAGAACAAATGTTATTGTAGATTTAATCAACCGATACACTTTTGAGGGTGATGATGATTCTTTTGGATTGACTACTGACAACTATACTTTGGGATTTTCCAAGAATTTGGAGCTTCCTAGACAAAACGAGCTTTCTATGTTGTTAGAGGAGCGAAATCAGATGCCACCGGAGAACTTAGATTTATATCCTAAGTTAGCCAAGAATCATATAGTCATCGTGTTGTATGTTCACAACCGGCCTAAATATCTTCAAGTGGTCGTCGATAGCCTTTCCCAAGTTGTAGGGATTAGCGAAACGCTGCTAATAGTTAGTCACGATGGGTTTTTTGAGGAGATGGATAAAATTGTAAAGAGTATCAAGTTTTGCCGAGTGAAACAAATTTTTGCCCCGTATTCGCCTCATGTCTTTGATAGTAGCTTTCCCGGTGTTTCGCCTGGCGATTGTAAGGACAAAGAAGATCCTACTATGATTAAGTGTAAAGGGAATCCGGATCAGTATGGCCACCACCGTTCGCCGAAGATTGTGTCATTGAAACATCATTGGTGGTGGATGATGAACACTGTGTGGGATGGTTTAAGAGAGACTAGCCAACATTCGGGTCATACTCTCTTCATTGAAGAGGATCACTTTATATATCCTAATGCATATCGAAATTTGATGTTACTAACGGAGTTGAAGCATAAAAAATGCCCACTTTGCTATGCTACAAATCTTGCACCCTCTGATGTGAAGTTAAGAGGAGAAAGGTTGGAGACTCTGATTGCAGAGAGGATGGGAAACGTGGGATATGCCTTTAACCGAACCGTATGGAGAAAGATACATAAGAAAGCTAGAGAGTTTTGCTCTTTTGATGATTATAATTGGGATATAACAATGTGGGCTACCGTGTATCCTTCATTTGGAGGACCCGTTTACTCCTTACGGGGACCTAGGACTAGTGCCATTCACTTTGGGAAATGCGGATTGCATCAAGGACAGGGCGAGCAAGCGGCATGCGTTCATAATGGTTCTGTGAATTTCGAAGTGGAAGAAGAGGATAGAGTTCCGAATATTAAATCAAATTGGGGAGTACATGTATACAAGAACCAACCTGGTTATAAAGCTGGTTTTCGGGGTTGGGGAGGGTGGGGAGATACACGAGATCGTGAATTGTGTATGCAATTTTCCAAGATGTATATGGTTACAGATTTGAGAGAGGTGTGAGAATAACTTTTAGCTCGTTCACGCACCCCTGAAGTGGACGTTGTTTGTCCTGTGATGATTGGGGATATAGCTTTAGTATTTGCATGTTTGTTGTACATTAGAGGAGTCTATTACACTGTCATTTCATTATCGTGTGTAAGAACTTGCAATTTGTAATTCAActtttttttcccaaatttaTACCAGTAATGTATTCCACTAGCATGTTTATGCTCCTTATTGTCTGATTTGTATCGGTTTGCTCTTAATTTTCACTCTTTACTGTTTACATACAAGGTTGAACCTTGAGAGACACTTCAGTCTAGCACGATATCCTAGAGGTGCAAACAGATCAAAATACAATTATATACTTTAAGTCTACACACTTCAGTCTAGCATGATATTTTCAAGTGAATTGTGAAAAGTAAAATTCACTTTTCTTTACTAGTGGATAAATTATTGATGAATATATTAGAGCTAAAAGGGATTTGTAAGCAGTTGAAGAAAATAATTCAGCTCTAATTCAATCTGAATATATATTTCTTCTGTTCAGACTTGACTCTTCGATTCAACAAGCTTGAGAGCCAACTCAACTTTCGTCTTCCACGAAAAAAGGAGAGGTGATAAACCAAGAATAGATGGTTCACTTTATAATCAAACTACACAAAACACTCGAATAAGTTTGTGCTGCATCTTGAACTTCTAGTTTTCGAAATAACATATGAAGTGAGCCTCGATGTTTCACCCGCAACACGAAAAAGGTGAGTGATTGGAACTACTAAATCACACCCACACCCATATATACAAGTGaaacaacaaaatataaaaggtCAGGCTTCATTTCTTTTGTCCATCTCTTTAATAGTGGACCTCCACTTGAAGAAACTCCCAAACAAAGCCTCCATTTCCTCTAAGGTTCTCCCCTGTGTCTCAGGTAGCAATGTGTAGAAGAAAACCCAAGCCACTGTGGTGATACCGCTGAATAAAAAGAATGCCCCGCCGATTGTGATAGCCTTGTAAAGTGATATAAAGGTCATCAAAACGACTCCACTCGTAAACCGATTCACAGCAACTCCTATGCTGCACCCTTGAGCTCTCAGCCTCAATGGAAATATCTCGGAGCTGTAGACCCATGCTATAGGACCCATTCCGATGGAGAAGAAGGCGACAGACGATAAAGTTGTGATGATACACAACACCACTGCCCATATAATTGTTTGATCTTTGTAGTGGTCGATTATGGTTAATCCAACAGCAAGTCCCATCAGGGATGCCATCATTCCGCCGCAACTTGTCAGCAGGAGTACCCTCCGCCCCACCCTGTCGACTAAGAATGTAGCCACCAGAATGAATAAGGTCTTGCTTGCCCCAACGGCTATGGTGGCGAGTAACTTGTCTGAATCATTTTTTATCCCAGCTTTCGCATAGATTCTTGGACTGTACATCAGGACTGCATCTACGCCACTAGCTTGTTGGAAGAGGTGTATGCCAATGGCAGCGACTAGAATGTGGAGAACTGGTGGTGTTGGATGGAGGATCAGATCTTTCCACACATCCTCGCCGTGGCTGTGTGTTGGGACAGTTGCGAAGTCGTCGTTGCAGTTTTCAGGCAATCCTGCGGCCTCTTTGATGTCAACAAATCTCAGTTGAGCTTCTTCTGGTGAGTCTGATGTTCTAAGTAGTACTTTTTTGGCATCACCAAGGCGGCCTTGGAGGACAAGCCATCGAGGCGACTCTGGCATGGCTAGTACACCAATGGCCAGGAAAATGGATGGGACTGCGCCAATTCCGAGCATCAGTCGCCAGCCTAATTTAAGCGGGAGGCCGGCGAATGCATAGTTTGATACAAATCCAAGTAAAACACCTGTTCATATAACTGAATTAATCAGCAAATTTCTTTAGATTATAATTGAATGAGTGAGAAAAGTGATCCTCTGCTTCTTGAAAATTTACCCGACTGATATTTCGCAACGATTTGAGAAGTGATTACTATGCGGAATTATATGTATGCATGGATCTTTTAATGCGTATATACAGAAGGAAACAAGTAAAACTTATGCATGCCATGTCATTTCTTTACAAACATGCTATTAGCATTTGCCATTCTCTTCTCACAAACTTCTCTTTATACAAGTTTATATTATGCAGAAAGTATTCCTCCTAACACAGCATACACTAAACCGAAATGGCCAAGCCAAAATACGCACCGAAGTTGATGAAGACTTCAGGGAAAGAAGTGAGGAATCCACGGGAGGAGGTGGGTGCCACCTCCGCAGCATACACCGGCGCAATCATGAGTGCGTAACCAACCCCGATGCCAGCCACAAATCTACCCACCATGAGGAAGGCATAGTTAGTGGCGAATCCCATTAGTATTGCACCTACAAAGAAGATTGCGGAGGCGAAGACTATGGTGTAGCGCCTCCCAATCCAGTCGGAGGTCCGCCCCGCCATGGCGGATCCAAGGAGGGAGTAAATATTAATGGTCCCCACCAGAATCTCGATTTGGACGTCGCTGATTTTCAAATCATTCTTGATGTATAGAGTTGCTCCACTCATTACTCCTGTATCTGCATATTGATTGTCGATAAAAGGAAACCATTCTTATTACACCATCTTTAACTTAATTTATAACTAACAATGGACAAAATTTTCAATATTGTTACTACTTTAGATCATTAATTCTCTCAATCTTTGATGACATCACATGTTGGTCACTAAAGAACTACTTCTATATGTGAGAATATGCATGCCTAAATGTAAAAATTCCCACACTAATTAAAAAATATCACTAagttaaaagaaaataataagAATAACTACCATATCCCAGCAAGACTGATGTCATAGAAGCAAGAATTGATATAGCCAAGGCATATTTGTTTCTTTTGTATTTCTTTGGGGCTGCAGAATTATTAGGCATCTGGGCTTTGCTGGAAACTTCATTGACGTTATCAGATAGCTTTTGGTCATCCATTcttaatattttctttggattaaacttttaaaatatacgAATGATCTTGGGTTATTATCTAAATTTCACTGTAGAGGCAAAATGATTGGCATCGAGTGACTCAATAAAGTATGTTTAATTAGAAATCTCTATCCACAAGACAAATTCATGAATGCGTGGACAAACAAGCAAAGTTTACCATTCCATctttaatttgtttttattcGCAAAAAAATAAGAGAAGAAATGGTATATATTTGGGAGAAAAAAGGAAATTAATGATTAGAAACaactcaaaaaaaataaaataaaataaaacacacacacaaccgAAAtcgaaataataatatttttaaaaaagcaaGATATTTTTTCCTATTTTAATTTCTTAAGATATGTCGTTGTGTGGTTCATGTGTATCTCGTACTCGCATAGTGACTTCAATTTCACGATTTGAAAATATATTAGGCTTTTAAATTTcttaataaatttattatttttttactaaaATTTGGAACTATTGTATTAATTAAGTTTATTATTCTTATTGAATTTTGATAGGCTTGCTTGATTGGTTTATATCATTAATATACGTGATATGTTAATTTTTCCCGATTATTGAGAATtgtatatattagattgaacaatcttcttttttatttagtttttagagTTGAGTTAATCCAAATTTCAATAATAACATCGTGTGAAAGTCAAATTTACAGTGTTGCTTTATGTGTTAAATTGCTCGTTAAATCCTGTTAATATATGAGTCACCCCTGGACGTCCACCAGATGCTCGGTGATATACCCCATTGGAGGTAAATTGCCAACAAGAAGCAAGCCTGTTTCTTTAGCTAACAAAAGCGTCACCGCAGGCAAGCAAATACCTGCCACCATAGCTGCAGTCGCCGCCACCGCATTGGTGTTGCCTGCGTGCAGAAGTGAGGTGGTGGGCCCGCAACAGCAGGAGGAGACTCTATCGAACATACCGCAAACTTTGTCCAGTGAGTGCACTGCTGAACTGAAGGATTGCAAAAGGAGGTATAAATCCAAATGCCCGAGTCAAGAAAAGCCGAGAGTTGCACCAGTAAATGTACGACCGTTTGCATGCAGGGTGGATTTGGTTCTCCTGGCGAAGGCCCCTTTCAGTATGAGGAGGTAAAAATGAGGCCTTTTATCCTATATATCCTGCCTTAGAGATGTAGGATTTTGCcatgatcatgaaaatgtttcaCATTGTATTCGATTAAAAGAGATATACATGCATTAACGCTTGGATGGACCTAGTGGAGACTAACTATCTAATTTTTTCAGGAACTACCAAATTTGAGTTGTGATGTGGTTCGTGAAGTGGATTgcatttataattatattgtttACACTTTGAAATTTACCGCACATTCATTTCCTTTAGTTGATTTGTAAAAACTTGGACTGAGAAAGAAGAAAACTCAGACTTTCATGGAGATGCAAGTTCAAGTTGATTTCTATAGATAGTCCTTCAAACTTAATGAACGAGCATAGTGGCAACTACCTCCTCAGTCTTGAATAGCTGGAGTCTGATCTAAATGGATGATTTGCGGTGGTAAATTACTCAGCTTATCTTCGAAGTTAATTGTGGTCAATGCTAGTTTTCATTCTTGGTTTTGCCATTCTGGCATGTCCATGGTACATATAGAACCTTGCTTTCTTGGATTGGTAGCATAGCCTCCCAATTTAGCACATGAGTTCAGAATAATGTCTCTATGTATCAGTAGTTAGTGTAAGTCTTAAGATGATAATATTACCATATGATGATGTTTCCTTTCCAAAATATTGATATAAGCCAACACAAAATTGAAGAATCACAGAAACATATATTTATCAAGACCTGCAAAAAATGAAACTAGTGAATACTTTCATCTCTTCGTGGATAATATTATCTCTATGCAATAGGATCTCAATCGACCACACGTCGAAAGACAATGATTGCATGTTTTTGAACTACACCCTTCTCGTGTAATGCATGATGGAAATAGAGCGAGAGGGCGAACATAGCTAGCAGCATCATGATCTTTGAAATAGTAATGTCTGCATGACTGCATTGTATCTAACTCTTCgtgaaaatgattttttccaATGATATCGGTATTGCTCATATGCATGACATTTTCTATGCTTCAAAGTTTTCAGtctgttcaaattttaaatgcACATATCCGAAAGGTGCTTTGCAAATGCATGATGTTTAGTATTTATATCTTGATATTCGATACATATATTGATGAGAATGTTTTGCCTTTATGTACAGACCTCTGGTTGTTTTCAAGGACGGATTCCGGAGTCGTAAATATTGCTATATTTCCTTTTTCCCCTTAATATTTCATCACTGTCTTACATAACTTTGCTTTATGCTTTCTACATTTTCATAATTTACCCCGATCATTTGATAATATGTACAgcagttctttcaattcaatacaTGTCATGGAATTGAACGATGTAAATTTGCCAAAAAATTTGTTGTAAGTGATCTGAATCATGATCAACTCTCTATTGCTTTGACACACAATCACATAACCTATGTCCTTCAAAACTAAATGCTATGTCAATGGGCTTAGTTGATGGCTACGGATGTCTGGGGCAGACCCAAAAAATCAGGAGAGGAGGCCAAGGCAGGTCGGGCCCCCTTCTCCCCTCAGGTTCCCCCTGATAGCACTAACAATCTTCATTTACTTATTAGATGTTAAGATGCAGATGTGTAGCCATTTCTTATGCACTTCGACTTTTTTCTCTTGTCAGCAGTCTTTCGGAGTGCTCTGATATCTGTAATTTGATTGGAGATGGTGATGATGTTGAATCCTGAATCATTCTTGGTACGTGCAATTTTGTCCCCCTTAGCGAATTACTGGATTTTACATTGAAAATACAGTTGGAATGAGATTGTTTTTTCATTATACAAGTACCTACATACAGTTCACTGTAAATTCACTTAAGTTCTTCAAGATCACAGTATCAATATATGATGCCTGAAACTGTTGGATCCTCATGGTTTCCTCCGAGCAAGTGTGATTTAACAAATCCTGAGGTACTGGTTTTGGCTGGAGTGAGTCAAATTCAAAAGACGGGCTAATTGTGCGAGCGATTATTGTATATTTCGTACCTTGTGAAAATCTCATATCAATGACATCCGATCTTGAGCCGTTTAATGTTCAATCTATGCAACTGAATCTGCCGAGAATGTGATATCTGCCAACATGTGATCCGTCGACCCTCTCCAAGCACATTGACATCGTGTATGTGTTAGAGATTAATCCCTTGCCTCTTCTCATTCATGAATGGGGTTAATATACAATGTACAAACGTAAATTAAGGCTGGAAATATGTACAATAATCAAgctaattataattataaactaAGCCTAGAATATTGCTAGAATAATGTACAAGCATGATTTTAGGCTAGAAGAATTGTATTATCTAACACACCTCCGCAGGCGAAGCGGGAGGTAAGTGGACGCTTAGACTGTCCAGAAAATCATCAAACAAAATGCGCGGAAGACCTTTGGTGAAAATATCTGCAATCTGATATCGGGATGGAACATGTAGGACAAGTACTTTGCCACGTGCAACTTTCTCACGAACGAAATGAATATCCAATTCAATATGTTTAGTGCGCTGATGTTGTACGGGATTACCAGATAAGTATATCACACTAACATTATCACAGTAGACAAGTGTAGCTTTTCGGAGAGGACAATGAAGCTCAAGTAGTAAGTTCCTGATCCAGCAGGATTCGGAAACAACATTAGCTACACCTCCGTATTCGGCCTCGGCACTAGACTTCGAAAGAGTCGGTTGACGTTTGGACGACCATGAGATGAGGTTGTCGTCGAGAAAAACACAATAACCCGAAGAGGATCGGCGAGTGTCGGGACAACCTCCCCGGTCCGTATCTGTATAAGAGACCAAGTTGCCAATAGGAGATGTATAAAGATGTAAGCCGAGCATAAGAGTGCCCTGAATGTAGCACAAAATGCGCTTAAGAGCATGCATATGCGCATTCTGTGGATCATGCATGTGAAGACAAACCTGTTGCACTGCATAAGATATATCAGGACGAGTGAACGTGAGATATTGTAGTGCACCTGCAAGCTGTCTGTATTTTGTCGGATCGTCAAAAGGAGCATCTGTAATGACACCAAGTTTGGACTTAGTGTGAACTGGAGTAAGGCACGTGCTGCAGTTGGTCATGCCAGCCCGTTCTAGTATCTCCTCGGCATATCGTTGCTGCGAAAGGAAGAGGCCATTCGTATGTTTGGTAACACTAATCCCCAAAAAATAACTCAATGGACCAAGGTCCTTCATGGCGAACTCCGATGCCAAAAGGGACATGATAGACTTGCGAAGATTATCGGAGGAAGCTGTGagaataatgtcatcaacatatagtAGAATATATGCAACATCAGAACTCTTCTTGTAAAATGATCAGATTTGCTGTGAGAAAACCCAATGGAGGAGACATAGTCTGCAAAACGCTCATACCAGGCCCGTGGAGCCTGTTTTAGGCCATAGAGAGATTTTTGTAACAAGCAAACATGATCAGGATATTTGGGATCTTTGAATCCCAATGGTTGATGCATATACACTGTTTCATGGAGATAGGCCATGTAAGAAAGCATTCTTGATTTCAAGCTGGTGAATTGGCCAAGAATGTGATAAGGCAATGGTCAGAACAACCCGAATGGTAGCAGGCTTAACCACAGGACTAAAGGTTTCATCACAATCCACACCTTGCTTTTGAGACCTGCCATCACCTACAAGACGGGCTTTATACCGCTCAAAATCACCGTTAGATTTCCGTTTATGACGAAAAATCCACATAGACCGAATAACATTCACATTAGGTGGACGAGGCACTAATTTCcaagttttatttttaataagagCATTATATTCATCTATCATTGCATCCTTCCAATTTGAGTCATGGAGAGCATTTACTGGATTTTTTGGTATGAGTGAAATGATTGTAGTGGTCGTGGAGCTCAAATTAGTGTCATATTTGTGGTTGGGTTTAAAAATGCCATGTTTACTTCTGGTCGTCATTCCATGAAACACGGGATGAGGAGTACTCGGCCTGGGTGAAGATGTGTTGGGCTGTGATTGGAAGTTTGTCCCTGTAGCGGTGGTAGGTAGCAGAGAACTACTGACTGGGTTCAGCCAGTGCCATGGGGTGAGGGGAATTTATTTGGGTCACATGCTGACTTGTAGAAGTAGGGGAGATAGGTGGAGTTTGAGAGCCAAATGGGGCCGAAACAGAATGTGGGGCTGGAGATGTGACAGTGCTAGGCTGATCCGTAGACTGAGGGTGAGAGGATGAATTTTGTGGGCTATGGTTGTGCATTTGATGAAGTAGAAAAGGAGGTATGCCATTGTCTAAGAAATCGTATTCATGAGATGAAGCAGTATAAATCTTGGAGAATGGGAATTCATTTTCAATAAAATGCACGTGACGACACACAAAAATTCTTCCGGTTGACATGTCATAGCACTTATAACCACGATGGTTAGGAGGGTAACCTAAGAAAGCACAAGGGGTGGAGCGTTGTTGTAGCTTGTTAATTTTGGAGGAAGGAAAAAGGGGAAAACACAGGCAACCAAAAACGCGGAGATGAGAAAAGGAAGGATCTTGTTTGTAAAGAATTTGAGTTGGAGATGAGTAACCTAGAACTTTGGCAGGGAGAACATTGAGAATGTAGGTAGCCATCTCAAGTGCATGGTGCCAAAAGGAACCCGGAATAGATGCATGTGCAAGGAGAGTGCgaattatattattgattggTTGAATATGTCTTTCGGCTTTTCCATTTTGAGGTGAAGTGTAAGGGCAAGAGAGACGAAGTCGAAGGCCATTATCAATGCATAATCTTTGAAATGAACCATTAACAAACTCTGTACCGTTATCACATTGAAAGGTTTTGATAGGTCTTTCAAATTGAGTTTTGATAAGAGCATGAAAAACTTTGAAGTATGGAAACACTTGTGATTTTTTAGCAAGAGGATAGGTCCACAAGAATTTACTAAAACCATCAAGAAAAAGAATATAATAACGATGCCCACTTGAACTTGCAATAGGTGAAGTCCACAAGTCACTATGAATAATATCAAATGGTAAAGTAGTAACAGACATAGAGTCACTAAAAGGCAACTTTTTAAGTTTACCAAGAGGACAAGAGAAACATGATTGTTTAGAAGCTTTATTACAAGAAATTAAATTGCTTTGACAAAGAGAATGTAAAACATTGTCTCCCGGATGTCCAAGACGATTATGCCACAGGGTAGAGGACAAAGCCGTGAGAGCCGAGGGGGATAATGATTTAGTGTGTTGATTATTTGAGAAGATAGGATATAGATCGCTCATGCTGTCACATCTCATGATTTTGGTCCCTTTCTGTAAATCATTCACAGAAAATCCAAAAGGATCAAATTCAACAGAAACATAGTTATCGGTGGTAAATTTACGAACCGAAATTAGGTTTTTGATGAGTTTAGGAGCATGTAACATATTGTTTAAGGATAAAGGTGGGTGAGGTTTAGGCAAAGAAGTACTTCCATGACCAATAATTggaatcaaatggccattgccAACAACAAATTGACGATGATTATTGCTCGAATTAAAATAACAGGAAAATATACCTTGATCCGCCGTCATGTGAGATGTCGCTCCGGTGTCCATGTAGTAGTTTCCATCTGGCTGAGAGAGCGACATGGTGTGCATGGCTGTCTCGACGTCCATAGGAATGTTATAAGCCTGCTGAGGCCTTGGGCCAAGAACACCAGATGCCCTCTTAAGGTAATTTTTCCTAGGTTGTTGCTGCCATGGACTAGAAGGAAATGGGCATGGTGGAATGGCCCATGGAGCTCCCCATTGTTGTTGTGCCCAGTTGCCCCCAAGGAGTCTGCCACTGCCAGGGACGTGGCTGCTGTGGGTTTGTGGCAAAAACAGAATTTCCAACGCCATTGGCGGCTCCACTGCTGTTATTTCTTCCACGGTTGGATTGGTAGTTATCTCGgccattat
It contains:
- the LOC142529433 gene encoding alpha-1,6-mannosyl-glycoprotein 2-beta-N-acetylglucosaminyltransferase-like, giving the protein MAALLRKARIKDASFRRAFFIFLLGSVFLVLILRTNVIVDLINRYTFEGDDDSFGLTTDNYTLGFSKNLELPRQNELSMLLEERNQMPPENLDLYPKLAKNHIVIVLYVHNRPKYLQVVVDSLSQVVGISETLLIVSHDGFFEEMDKIVKSIKFCRVKQIFAPYSPHVFDSSFPGVSPGDCKDKEDPTMIKCKGNPDQYGHHRSPKIVSLKHHWWWMMNTVWDGLRETSQHSGHTLFIEEDHFIYPNAYRNLMLLTELKHKKCPLCYATNLAPSDVKLRGERLETLIAERMGNVGYAFNRTVWRKIHKKAREFCSFDDYNWDITMWATVYPSFGGPVYSLRGPRTSAIHFGKCGLHQGQGEQAACVHNGSVNFEVEEEDRVPNIKSNWGVHVYKNQPGYKAGFRGWGGWGDTRDRELCMQFSKMYMVTDLREV
- the LOC142529426 gene encoding polyol transporter 5-like, giving the protein MDDQKLSDNVNEVSSKAQMPNNSAAPKKYKRNKYALAISILASMTSVLLGYDTGVMSGATLYIKNDLKISDVQIEILVGTINIYSLLGSAMAGRTSDWIGRRYTIVFASAIFFVGAILMGFATNYAFLMVGRFVAGIGVGYALMIAPVYAAEVAPTSSRGFLTSFPEVFINFGVLLGFVSNYAFAGLPLKLGWRLMLGIGAVPSIFLAIGVLAMPESPRWLVLQGRLGDAKKVLLRTSDSPEEAQLRFVDIKEAAGLPENCNDDFATVPTHSHGEDVWKDLILHPTPPVLHILVAAIGIHLFQQASGVDAVLMYSPRIYAKAGIKNDSDKLLATIAVGASKTLFILVATFLVDRVGRRVLLLTSCGGMMASLMGLAVGLTIIDHYKDQTIIWAVVLCIITTLSSVAFFSIGMGPIAWVYSSEIFPLRLRAQGCSIGVAVNRFTSGVVLMTFISLYKAITIGGAFFLFSGITTVAWVFFYTLLPETQGRTLEEMEALFGSFFKWRSTIKEMDKRNEA